A window of the Pseudomonadales bacterium genome harbors these coding sequences:
- a CDS encoding DUF4332 domain-containing protein produces MTKLVDIEGVGKTYAAKMEKIGVKTVEELLRQGASKKGRTALAEKSGVSDKLILEWVNRADLTRIRGVSTQYADLLESTGVDSVPELAQRNVENLQQKMAEVNAKKKLVRLVPGINSVSSWVEQAKKLPKLVTH; encoded by the coding sequence ATGACTAAACTTGTGGATATTGAAGGCGTTGGAAAAACATATGCAGCGAAAATGGAAAAAATCGGTGTAAAAACAGTGGAAGAATTATTGCGGCAAGGGGCTTCCAAAAAAGGAAGAACAGCGCTTGCGGAAAAAAGTGGCGTTAGCGACAAGTTGATACTGGAGTGGGTAAACAGGGCGGATCTGACACGCATTCGAGGGGTTAGTACACAGTACGCTGACTTACTCGAAAGTACTGGTGTTGACTCCGTGCCTGAATTAGCCCAGCGTAATGTCGAGAATTTACAGCAGAAGATGGCGGAAGTGAATGCTAAGAAAAAGCTGGTACGACTTGTACCTGGAATCAATAGTGTATCGAGTTGGGTCGAGCAAGCAAAAAAGCTACCCAAGTTAGTGACGCACTAA
- a CDS encoding PilZ domain-containing protein, whose translation MNECTLYSGAQDRRKYRRVRCSLPVVLTAGPNKFWYGTSINISEYGLLIKPIEATHQFRVHDKLHILIEGILCDQALSEDQPGHHLSVRVVFSKAWGIGLKFI comes from the coding sequence ATGAACGAATGCACCTTGTATAGCGGCGCGCAGGATAGGAGAAAATATCGCCGTGTGCGCTGCAGCCTACCAGTGGTTTTAACTGCCGGGCCCAATAAATTTTGGTACGGTACCAGTATCAATATTTCTGAATACGGGCTATTGATAAAGCCTATTGAGGCAACTCATCAATTCCGTGTCCACGATAAATTACACATCCTCATTGAGGGGATACTCTGCGATCAGGCGCTTTCTGAAGATCAGCCAGGGCACCACCTTAGTGTTCGCGTTGTATTTAGCAAAGCATGGGGCATCGGGCTTAAGTTTATCTAA
- a CDS encoding response regulator transcription factor translates to MNIGLLEDDQPQSEMLCDWLREEGFTVSVAATGAQFIQLVKSQLFDLLILDWELPDTSGYEVLKQLRGVMTVATPILFTTQRDEEHDIVSALEAGADDYLIKPLRKAELLARLKAVLRRSNTEPPDLSLVLGPIELDLGTHTAKVNGEEVKLTNKDFDLAAFMFNNLGKILSREYLLKMVWGIGQDINTRTVDMHISRIRRKLNINQSIGYSLKTVYQHGYRLEKI, encoded by the coding sequence TTGAATATTGGATTATTGGAAGATGACCAGCCGCAGTCTGAGATGCTCTGCGATTGGTTACGAGAGGAGGGGTTCACAGTATCCGTCGCTGCCACTGGCGCTCAGTTTATTCAATTGGTAAAGAGTCAGCTATTTGATTTGCTGATTCTTGATTGGGAGTTACCTGACACTAGCGGTTACGAGGTTCTAAAACAGTTAAGAGGAGTGATGACAGTGGCGACGCCAATACTCTTCACAACCCAGCGTGATGAAGAGCATGATATCGTTTCAGCACTAGAGGCGGGTGCTGATGACTACCTTATTAAACCGCTACGCAAAGCTGAGCTTCTAGCGCGCCTCAAGGCTGTGTTAAGAAGATCAAATACAGAGCCGCCTGATTTATCCTTAGTGTTGGGGCCGATTGAATTAGATTTGGGTACCCATACCGCCAAGGTAAATGGTGAGGAGGTAAAACTGACCAATAAGGACTTTGATTTGGCGGCTTTTATGTTTAACAATTTAGGTAAAATCTTATCGCGAGAGTATTTGCTAAAAATGGTTTGGGGCATTGGCCAGGATATCAACACGCGAACGGTTGATATGCATATTAGCCGTATTCGGCGTAAATTGAACATTAACCAATCGATTGGATATAGCCTAAAGACGGTTTATCAGCATGGCTATCGGTTGGAAAAAATTTAG
- a CDS encoding amidohydrolase translates to MKIKLINIVTVLGVWLTLPGPALAQSASLDPTIKAGSDRIEQDVIQWRHYFHQNPELSNREFNTSKRVATQLQEMGLDVQTGIAHTGVVGILKGGKPGPVVALRADMDALPVEEKTGLTFASTVRANYLGQDVGVMHACGHDAHIAILLGTAKVLSDMKAQIPGTIKFIFQPAEEGAPPGEKGGAKLMIEEGVLGGTYKPAAIFGLHVWPDEAGVIKYRAKGAMAAADNLKIIVHGKQAHGSSPWVGVDPIIVSAQIMTALQLIPSRQLNITTAPSVITIGSIHGGVRGNIIPAEVIMNGTIRTFDVGVREELLHRLQRTVTAIAESAGASAEIIIDPYAPVTYNDPTLTAKMLPSLEKAVGKENVTGSTLIMGAEDFSFFQEKIPGLYVFLGVKQDGVAAEEAASNHSPYFYVNDRALKNGVRTLSTLAFDYLAASQ, encoded by the coding sequence ATGAAAATAAAATTGATCAATATCGTCACCGTTCTAGGGGTATGGCTGACATTACCCGGCCCCGCTCTTGCGCAGAGCGCAAGTCTGGACCCCACAATCAAAGCCGGAAGTGATCGAATCGAGCAGGATGTCATTCAATGGCGACACTACTTCCATCAAAATCCGGAGCTTTCAAACCGCGAGTTTAATACCTCAAAAAGGGTAGCGACGCAGCTTCAAGAGATGGGACTCGACGTCCAAACTGGAATCGCCCACACCGGGGTTGTAGGTATTTTAAAAGGCGGAAAACCAGGCCCTGTGGTTGCGCTGCGCGCTGATATGGATGCGCTGCCGGTGGAGGAGAAAACCGGACTGACGTTCGCCTCAACGGTGCGGGCAAACTATCTGGGCCAGGATGTGGGTGTGATGCACGCCTGTGGACATGATGCCCATATTGCAATTTTATTAGGCACGGCAAAAGTCCTCTCTGACATGAAAGCCCAAATTCCCGGAACGATTAAATTTATTTTCCAGCCTGCGGAGGAAGGAGCACCACCTGGTGAGAAAGGTGGCGCCAAACTGATGATTGAAGAAGGCGTTTTAGGGGGTACGTATAAACCGGCAGCCATCTTCGGTTTACATGTTTGGCCCGATGAAGCAGGTGTTATTAAATATCGAGCAAAAGGGGCGATGGCCGCCGCCGATAACCTGAAAATTATTGTTCATGGCAAGCAAGCACATGGTTCCTCTCCATGGGTTGGCGTTGACCCCATCATAGTTTCCGCACAAATCATGACCGCCTTGCAGCTGATTCCAAGCCGCCAGCTGAACATTACCACAGCACCGTCCGTCATCACCATCGGTAGCATTCATGGCGGCGTGCGCGGCAATATTATTCCGGCTGAGGTTATTATGAACGGCACTATTCGCACCTTCGACGTCGGTGTGCGAGAGGAGTTACTCCATCGCCTACAGAGAACGGTGACGGCCATCGCCGAAAGTGCTGGTGCCAGTGCTGAAATCATTATCGACCCCTATGCACCCGTCACCTATAACGACCCCACATTGACAGCAAAAATGCTGCCCTCGCTTGAGAAGGCGGTTGGTAAAGAAAATGTTACTGGTAGCACGCTGATTATGGGCGCAGAAGATTTTTCTTTCTTTCAAGAGAAAATCCCCGGACTTTATGTGTTTCTCGGTGTTAAACAAGATGGCGTTGCAGCTGAAGAAGCTGCAAGCAACCACAGTCCTTACTTTTATGTAAACGACCGCGCTTTGAAAAATGGCGTGCGTACGCTTTCAACTTTGGCGTTCGACTACCTAGCAGCAAGCCAATAA
- a CDS encoding type II asparaginase, whose product MTRNFLFYWILSILAVLTWAPIASTANTLPKITIIATGGTIAGVAQSGTAAEYQASQLPVAKLLEAVPEIQNIAQVSGKQAFQISSQDMSNQHWLALAKQVNQLLASEEVDGIVITHGTDTMEETAYFLNLVTQSKKPVVLTGAMRASTSLSADGPLNLYNAVSVAANLNAVGKGVLVVLNDRIHSARDVTKTNTSSVGTFEAANFGALGYVYYGSVRFYRESTRKHTYQSEFNIDALEKFPQVDIIYGHQHNSTRYIDAAIAGKVDGIVSAGVGNGNQHKNTLSAMIKARQQGIQVVRSSRVGSGSVTLGAEVDDEKYDFVVADNLNPQKSRILLMLALTKYSDSAEIQRLFFEY is encoded by the coding sequence ATGACCCGAAATTTTCTCTTCTACTGGATACTGAGCATCCTCGCAGTCCTCACTTGGGCACCAATCGCCAGCACCGCAAATACACTTCCCAAAATAACAATTATTGCCACAGGCGGCACTATCGCCGGAGTAGCCCAATCGGGAACAGCGGCTGAATATCAAGCCTCACAACTACCTGTCGCAAAGTTGCTTGAAGCGGTACCGGAAATTCAAAACATAGCACAGGTAAGCGGAAAGCAGGCGTTTCAAATATCCAGCCAAGACATGAGCAACCAGCATTGGCTAGCACTAGCAAAACAAGTGAACCAATTGCTTGCTTCCGAAGAGGTGGACGGTATTGTTATCACTCATGGAACCGACACGATGGAGGAAACCGCCTACTTTCTCAACCTTGTTACCCAAAGTAAAAAACCCGTAGTGTTAACTGGCGCGATGCGTGCCTCAACCTCGCTCAGCGCTGACGGCCCGCTGAACCTCTATAACGCCGTATCCGTCGCCGCCAACCTAAATGCCGTGGGTAAGGGTGTTTTGGTAGTCCTCAATGACAGGATACATAGCGCACGTGATGTGACGAAAACCAATACTAGCAGTGTTGGAACATTTGAAGCCGCAAATTTTGGTGCACTTGGGTATGTCTACTACGGCTCAGTTCGGTTCTACCGAGAATCAACACGTAAACACACCTATCAAAGCGAATTCAATATTGATGCGCTAGAGAAATTTCCCCAGGTGGATATTATTTATGGGCATCAGCACAATAGTACTCGTTACATAGACGCAGCAATAGCCGGTAAAGTGGACGGCATTGTCAGCGCTGGCGTTGGTAACGGTAATCAACACAAAAATACGCTCAGCGCGATGATCAAAGCACGTCAGCAAGGCATTCAAGTGGTGCGCTCCAGCAGAGTGGGTAGCGGCAGCGTGACTCTTGGTGCGGAAGTAGATGACGAAAAATACGACTTTGTTGTCGCAGATAATCTTAATCCGCAGAAAAGTCGTATTCTACTGATGCTAGCGTTGACGAAATATAGTGATAGCGCCGAAATTCAGCGCCTGTTTTTTGAGTACTGA
- a CDS encoding AzlD domain-containing protein: MNDSVYLIAVILVMATVTFITRVIPFVAFENKKDHPLLLHLGRYMPPSIMTLLVLYCLKSVDLSTSPYGFNELSALLITTALHLWRGNPLLSIFAGTIYYMMALQLGWFS; this comes from the coding sequence ATGAACGATAGTGTTTATCTGATAGCCGTAATTTTGGTGATGGCGACGGTAACCTTTATCACGAGAGTTATTCCTTTTGTGGCCTTTGAAAATAAAAAAGATCACCCGTTGTTGCTGCATTTAGGCCGTTATATGCCGCCCTCTATCATGACATTGCTGGTGCTTTATTGCCTAAAATCCGTCGATCTAAGCACGTCACCTTATGGTTTCAATGAGCTCAGTGCGTTGCTGATCACGACAGCTCTACATCTTTGGCGCGGGAACCCGTTGCTCAGCATTTTTGCCGGCACGATTTATTATATGATGGCGCTACAGCTAGGTTGGTTTTCTTAG
- a CDS encoding DUF853 family protein, whose product MKNELLIGGAPHPVSLTLKYANRHGLIAGATGTGKTVTMQVLAEGFSKLGVPVFMADVKGDLSGMSVAGKAHPKVDERVKAIGIQDFTFEAFPVRFWDLLGSQGIPIRSTISEMGPQLMSRLMDLNETQESILTLAFEFADDEGLLMLDMKDLQTTLGFLSSGDAGLQAEYGSISKASISAILRRLMMLERDGGEIYFGEPALDLNDLLQRDEQGRGVVNILQAQKLIQHPRTYTSFLLWLLSELFENLPEVGDQDKPKMVFFFDEAHLLFRGVPKVFLEKVEQVVRLIRSKGVGVYFISQSPGDIPDTVLSQLGNRIQHALRAYTPKERKAVRVAAQSFRSNPALDIEQIIGELDVGEALVSVLEYKGAPSIVQRTLICPPGSRIGPIAESDCALQVKQDSLLNKYQTRVDRESAHEILELRAAKKLKQLQSSRAKSTPRSRSGSRQTAGEAFLKSVVRSIGSGLGRRIVRGLLGSLLSGK is encoded by the coding sequence GTGAAAAATGAGTTATTAATTGGTGGCGCACCGCACCCGGTGTCTCTAACGTTAAAATATGCCAATCGACATGGCTTGATTGCCGGCGCAACAGGTACGGGAAAAACCGTCACCATGCAAGTGCTGGCCGAGGGCTTCTCGAAATTGGGTGTGCCGGTTTTTATGGCGGATGTGAAGGGTGATTTGTCCGGCATGTCAGTGGCGGGTAAAGCTCACCCTAAAGTGGATGAACGCGTCAAGGCCATTGGCATACAGGATTTTACTTTCGAAGCCTTCCCGGTTAGGTTTTGGGATCTATTAGGAAGCCAAGGAATTCCGATTCGTTCGACAATATCTGAAATGGGGCCGCAGTTAATGTCCCGGCTAATGGATTTGAATGAAACCCAAGAAAGCATACTAACCCTGGCCTTTGAATTTGCCGATGATGAAGGCTTATTGATGCTGGATATGAAGGATCTTCAGACAACACTGGGGTTTTTGTCCAGCGGTGACGCAGGTCTTCAGGCGGAATATGGTTCGATATCCAAGGCCTCTATTAGCGCTATTTTGCGGCGGTTAATGATGCTTGAGCGAGATGGTGGTGAAATCTACTTCGGTGAGCCTGCGCTGGATTTAAATGATCTGTTGCAGCGGGACGAGCAGGGCAGGGGCGTGGTTAACATATTGCAAGCACAAAAGCTGATTCAGCATCCGCGGACATATACTTCCTTTCTGTTATGGCTGTTGTCTGAGTTATTTGAGAACCTACCTGAAGTGGGGGATCAGGATAAACCCAAAATGGTTTTCTTTTTCGATGAGGCGCATCTGTTGTTTCGGGGGGTGCCGAAAGTTTTCCTAGAGAAAGTCGAGCAGGTGGTTAGGTTAATACGCTCCAAAGGGGTTGGTGTCTACTTCATCTCGCAAAGTCCGGGAGATATCCCTGATACAGTGTTATCGCAATTGGGGAATCGAATACAGCATGCGTTGCGAGCCTATACGCCTAAGGAACGTAAAGCAGTCAGGGTTGCAGCGCAGTCATTTAGATCGAATCCTGCACTTGATATCGAACAGATTATTGGCGAGTTGGACGTTGGTGAAGCCCTTGTATCAGTGTTGGAGTATAAAGGTGCACCATCGATAGTACAGCGTACTCTGATTTGCCCACCTGGATCTCGTATTGGACCGATTGCTGAGTCAGACTGTGCTCTCCAGGTGAAGCAGGATAGTCTCTTGAATAAATATCAAACTAGAGTCGACCGTGAATCTGCTCATGAAATACTTGAATTACGAGCCGCCAAAAAGTTAAAACAACTGCAAAGCAGTCGAGCTAAAAGCACTCCCAGAAGTCGAAGTGGTTCGCGTCAAACTGCGGGGGAAGCATTTTTAAAGAGCGTGGTTAGAAGTATCGGTAGCGGATTAGGACGGCGTATCGTGAGAGGCCTGTTAGGCTCCCTTCTAAGCGGCAAGTAA
- a CDS encoding FecR domain-containing protein — MGTKLKRAIFLILFLMGLSSKQVLAQEWIYTVTKNDSLWNICASYVKEPLCWIKLGQYNQLPKPNQLTPGHVLRIPYSWLKAMPEPAQVVYSKGELSYIPAVKLAKLPWREITQIPSLENLKKSGIEPQPLPSDNRIYMGDRLISGNGNALIEFTDGTKMMIRPHSDIIFNRLSSKEGASFIDTLLILKQGEAVNSVNPKKQKKSRFSIDTPAGVAAVRGTEFRVSVVAGENDENKPGAATQNVAIMRSEVLQGKVAVIGGSDNKAQNIDAGFGIKMEQGKPAPPPRRLLPAPVWSDMGSAREKLPLTVTWQEIPDAKYYQLDLYDERGLIETIAVESNRHTFTTLADGKYRIIGRAVDKVDLKGIDAERDFALYTPLIAPTLTSAGLKVAASGTEAEISWKGIDDASGYHIEIARDAEFSALLVNQILAEPSFSYSSHQAVYIRVSAAYEGKGESDPSSVLLWQPEPDYSKVIIGVFSVLLVIAIL, encoded by the coding sequence ATGGGGACAAAGCTTAAGAGAGCGATTTTCCTTATATTATTTTTGATGGGGTTATCGAGCAAGCAGGTTCTGGCGCAGGAGTGGATTTATACCGTTACGAAAAACGACAGCCTATGGAATATTTGTGCCAGCTATGTGAAGGAGCCCCTATGCTGGATTAAATTAGGTCAATACAATCAACTGCCTAAGCCGAATCAGTTAACGCCAGGTCATGTCCTTCGAATTCCCTATTCATGGTTGAAAGCTATGCCAGAACCGGCGCAGGTTGTCTACAGCAAAGGTGAACTTAGCTATATACCGGCGGTTAAATTAGCCAAACTACCCTGGCGAGAAATCACTCAAATACCCTCTCTCGAAAACCTAAAAAAAAGCGGAATTGAACCTCAGCCGCTGCCCTCGGATAATAGAATATATATGGGAGACCGGCTGATTTCGGGTAATGGTAATGCCCTCATCGAGTTTACGGATGGAACGAAAATGATGATTCGGCCACATAGCGATATCATTTTTAATAGGCTCTCTTCTAAAGAAGGGGCCAGCTTTATCGATACCTTGCTAATTTTGAAACAGGGTGAGGCAGTCAATAGCGTCAATCCGAAGAAACAGAAGAAATCGCGTTTTAGCATAGATACGCCGGCAGGAGTAGCGGCGGTGCGTGGCACTGAGTTTCGGGTTAGCGTTGTTGCTGGTGAAAATGATGAAAATAAGCCGGGCGCAGCAACGCAAAACGTAGCTATTATGCGTAGCGAAGTGCTGCAAGGAAAAGTAGCTGTTATTGGCGGTTCGGATAATAAAGCTCAAAATATTGATGCCGGGTTTGGTATCAAAATGGAGCAGGGTAAACCGGCGCCACCTCCGCGTAGGCTGCTACCTGCTCCAGTCTGGAGTGATATGGGTAGTGCTCGTGAAAAACTGCCATTGACGGTTACCTGGCAAGAAATTCCCGACGCGAAATATTACCAACTGGATTTATATGATGAACGGGGACTTATAGAAACAATCGCTGTGGAGAGCAATCGTCATACCTTTACCACACTGGCTGACGGAAAGTATCGTATCATTGGGCGTGCAGTCGATAAAGTTGACCTTAAAGGTATTGATGCGGAACGGGATTTTGCGCTTTATACGCCGCTGATTGCGCCGACACTCACGTCGGCGGGGTTAAAGGTTGCAGCGTCGGGAACAGAGGCAGAGATAAGCTGGAAGGGTATTGATGATGCAAGTGGTTATCATATCGAGATTGCGCGTGACGCGGAATTCAGCGCCTTGCTGGTAAATCAAATATTGGCTGAACCCTCTTTCAGCTACTCATCGCACCAGGCTGTCTACATTCGAGTGAGTGCTGCGTATGAAGGCAAAGGTGAGAGCGACCCAAGTTCAGTACTGCTCTGGCAGCCGGAACCGGACTACAGCAAAGTTATCATCGGTGTTTTTTCAGTGTTACTAGTCATCGCTATACTGTAG
- a CDS encoding CHASE2 domain-containing protein: MNWQPKTIQIFRVNFPRLGVAAIIVLCIAGLSSSGWLKPFDLLLYDWGQKLANRPASENVLIIGIDDASLAEIGRWPWSRDYHARLLEKLHRASPKAIVLDIIFAEPDLQNPQSDQQLADTIGNTGNIFLPVYISQSLNGKQLLEVSPISQFASRAAGLGHVHYENDEDGVCRSVYLKEGLGEPSWPHIAVEVAAFLGQINLDQLPGERRLEQITLNTLKVQRDYRNQIPFSGANQRFVSVSYVDVLNGKISDELIKNKVIFVGATAAGLGDRVVTPTSSEEVTLNGVELNATIYQALVQHQFIHVISTKGYWLFTLLASLSITLISAFLAPRALMLFLLLGIGVTNASALAALNTLGFWIPPTGVSIAFLLSYLLWSLLRLQQALAYFRRELKQLAQEKSIIEQPQNSVGLYSGLEFLSSIIPLKGWLVKSAAGEVKSQGEVSSTAVVEEPRLHIWKHSGSISSIQIECEDKPYNLYLFWEKGSGQMLSEAELGMLAALIAPFMGRAPTDLPTAPEAITAAILQLNQANSSFREVSHFAQHSLASMVDGVAITDKSGRLLFENEVFKKLVGTSDQHFSGQILELLERLTLVMDESWQQELVALYKTGKPVQSEAVNFEQRHLLCQAHTLSGDSDEQFVIFVLTDISILKEYERARDETLNFLSHDLRSPLVSILAIIELARNRKWKENPDAMLDEIEKYADKNLKVADNFLHYARAEASNEVNFELTDLHRVVSGAIDEVFRQAEFRGITFHQAICDEDIWIMGQGDLLERAVTNLLSNAIKFSQPESTIFIELKVENGRAICQVRDQGVGITAEDIKNIFERFKRASSGAAKERLGAGLGLRFVDVVMRRHKGSIAVTSEPGQGATFTISLPLYVGDADFFHQ; the protein is encoded by the coding sequence ATGAATTGGCAGCCTAAAACCATCCAAATTTTTCGAGTGAATTTTCCCCGCCTAGGAGTAGCGGCGATTATCGTCTTGTGCATAGCCGGGTTGTCCAGCAGCGGATGGCTGAAACCATTTGATTTGTTGCTCTATGATTGGGGACAGAAATTAGCGAATCGACCGGCATCTGAAAACGTTCTGATCATTGGTATCGATGATGCCAGTCTTGCTGAGATTGGACGCTGGCCCTGGTCAAGAGACTATCATGCGCGACTGCTGGAAAAATTACATCGAGCATCGCCAAAAGCCATCGTACTGGATATCATTTTTGCAGAACCGGATTTACAGAATCCACAATCAGATCAGCAATTAGCCGACACCATCGGCAATACCGGTAACATTTTTCTACCGGTTTACATCAGTCAAAGTTTGAACGGCAAGCAACTACTGGAGGTTTCACCTATATCTCAGTTCGCGAGCCGCGCAGCAGGTCTGGGGCACGTTCATTATGAAAATGATGAGGACGGCGTCTGTCGTTCGGTGTACCTGAAGGAAGGTCTCGGCGAGCCTTCCTGGCCACACATTGCCGTTGAGGTTGCGGCATTTCTTGGCCAGATAAATTTAGATCAGCTTCCGGGCGAGCGCAGGCTCGAACAGATAACGTTGAATACTTTAAAGGTACAGCGAGACTACCGGAATCAGATTCCCTTTTCAGGAGCGAATCAGCGCTTTGTCAGCGTTTCCTATGTCGATGTGCTGAACGGAAAAATCTCGGATGAACTGATCAAGAATAAGGTCATTTTTGTTGGCGCAACCGCAGCGGGTCTTGGGGATAGAGTTGTAACTCCAACCAGTTCCGAGGAAGTTACGCTGAATGGGGTTGAACTGAATGCGACTATTTATCAAGCTCTGGTGCAGCACCAGTTTATTCACGTCATCTCCACCAAAGGTTATTGGCTATTCACTCTTCTGGCATCCTTGTCGATCACCTTGATCAGCGCTTTCTTAGCCCCGCGGGCGCTCATGTTATTTTTGTTGCTCGGAATAGGCGTAACCAACGCCAGTGCCCTGGCGGCGTTAAATACTCTCGGTTTTTGGATTCCACCAACGGGAGTTAGCATCGCTTTTCTCCTGAGCTATTTACTCTGGAGTTTGCTGCGTTTGCAGCAGGCATTAGCTTATTTTCGACGCGAACTGAAGCAGCTCGCGCAGGAAAAATCCATCATCGAGCAACCCCAAAATAGCGTAGGTCTTTATAGCGGTTTAGAATTTCTCAGCTCAATAATCCCGCTCAAAGGTTGGCTGGTGAAAAGCGCTGCTGGCGAAGTGAAAAGTCAAGGTGAGGTCAGTTCAACGGCTGTCGTCGAAGAGCCCAGGCTACATATTTGGAAGCACTCTGGCAGCATATCTTCCATACAGATCGAATGCGAGGATAAGCCCTACAACCTCTACTTGTTTTGGGAAAAGGGTTCAGGTCAGATGCTAAGTGAAGCTGAACTGGGGATGCTTGCTGCTTTGATTGCACCCTTTATGGGTCGAGCACCAACAGATTTGCCAACGGCGCCGGAAGCTATTACCGCCGCGATTCTCCAGCTTAACCAAGCGAACTCCTCGTTTCGAGAGGTTAGTCATTTCGCACAGCATAGTTTGGCGAGCATGGTGGATGGCGTCGCTATTACAGATAAAAGTGGTCGTCTGCTATTTGAAAATGAAGTCTTTAAAAAACTAGTGGGGACATCTGATCAACATTTTTCAGGTCAGATTCTAGAGTTATTGGAGCGTTTAACTCTGGTGATGGATGAAAGTTGGCAGCAGGAACTGGTCGCTCTCTATAAAACAGGGAAGCCGGTTCAATCTGAAGCGGTAAACTTTGAACAGCGGCACCTGCTTTGTCAGGCCCATACTCTAAGTGGCGATAGCGATGAGCAATTCGTTATTTTTGTCTTAACCGATATCAGTATTTTGAAGGAGTATGAGCGTGCCAGAGATGAAACCCTTAATTTTCTTTCCCACGATTTACGTTCACCGCTGGTTTCCATTTTGGCGATTATTGAACTGGCACGTAATCGAAAGTGGAAAGAAAACCCGGATGCAATGCTTGATGAAATAGAAAAATATGCCGATAAAAACCTTAAAGTCGCTGACAATTTTTTACATTATGCACGCGCTGAAGCGAGCAATGAGGTCAATTTTGAACTGACCGACTTACATAGAGTGGTGAGCGGAGCTATAGATGAAGTGTTTCGGCAGGCTGAGTTCCGGGGGATTACTTTTCACCAGGCAATTTGTGATGAAGATATTTGGATCATGGGGCAAGGCGATTTGCTGGAGCGGGCGGTGACTAACCTGCTTTCCAATGCAATAAAATTCAGCCAACCGGAAAGCACCATTTTTATTGAGCTGAAAGTCGAGAATGGCCGGGCTATTTGTCAGGTGAGAGACCAGGGTGTGGGCATTACGGCTGAGGATATAAAGAATATTTTTGAACGCTTCAAACGGGCTTCATCAGGTGCAGCGAAAGAGCGGTTAGGGGCGGGGTTAGGGCTGCGTTTTGTTGATGTGGTGATGCGTCGACACAAAGGCTCAATCGCAGTGACAAGTGAACCGGGACAAGGTGCGACATTTACCATCAGCCTACCGCTTTATGTGGGTGACGCAGATTTTTTTCACCAGTAG
- a CDS encoding AzlC family ABC transporter permease produces MFGYIPMGIAFGVLFQNLGYEWYFAPLMGLLVYAGAAQFMAVGLLAAQASLLEVTVAIFILNLRHMFFGVSLLGHYRVRGLKKFYLIFGLTDETYSLITATHASSASDQQGYYLALTAFNHFYWVLGCTVGAGIGMAVEFDATGMDFTLTALFTVLLIEQVKKLRETLPFLIALICGIFALLFFKDQMLLVSIALSIVILLLQFLLSGRLQ; encoded by the coding sequence ATGTTCGGTTATATCCCCATGGGAATAGCCTTTGGTGTTTTGTTCCAAAATCTTGGCTATGAATGGTATTTTGCGCCACTCATGGGTTTATTGGTCTATGCCGGGGCTGCGCAATTTATGGCGGTAGGGTTGTTAGCCGCTCAAGCGTCGTTATTGGAAGTTACTGTTGCTATTTTTATTCTCAATTTGCGTCATATGTTTTTTGGGGTTTCGCTGTTAGGGCATTATCGGGTAAGAGGGTTGAAAAAGTTCTATTTGATATTTGGACTGACCGATGAAACCTATTCTTTGATTACTGCTACGCATGCGTCATCAGCTTCAGATCAACAGGGCTATTATTTGGCGTTGACGGCCTTTAATCACTTTTACTGGGTGTTGGGCTGCACGGTAGGGGCGGGAATCGGCATGGCGGTAGAATTCGACGCTACTGGCATGGATTTTACCCTAACGGCACTTTTTACAGTGCTCCTGATTGAGCAGGTTAAAAAGTTGCGGGAGACTTTGCCCTTTCTGATTGCGCTTATATGCGGCATCTTTGCGCTGTTGTTTTTTAAGGATCAGATGTTGTTGGTTTCAATAGCTTTATCCATTGTTATTTTGTTGCTGCAATTTCTCTTGAGTGGGCGACTTCAATGA